Within Mongoliitalea daihaiensis, the genomic segment GGCGTAATTGAGGTAGGAAGATTAGGTTTGACGATCATTTGCCTGGGGTATGTCTTTTTTGCTTATGGTATGGTCATGACCCAATCCCTCAATGGGGCAGGGGATACGCGCACTCCAACCATCATCAACTTAGCAGTATTGTGGGTTTTCCAACTTCCCTTGGCTTATGTTTTGGCGAATACGTTTAACATGGGAGCCGTCGGGGTGTTTTGGGCAATCACGATCGCACACTCCGTACATGCGATGGTCAGTATGTGGGTATTTAAGAAGGGGAAATGGAAACTGGTCAACGTTTGATAGACCATCAGGATACAGCTTTGTAATATTTTCTCATCGCTTGTTCGTGATGATCTTTAGAAATGGTGATTTCTTTTCTGGTATAGCTGATAATACCTTTTTTCTTCAGGTCATTCAAACAGGCAGTGATGTTTTGACGGCAGTTTTTAAGGATACTGGCTAAATCATCATGGGTGAAGAAATTTGGAATGCTTACATGGGAATAGGATTCTTTTCCATAGAGTAAACTAAAATCAAACAATAAGAAAAACACCCGCTCTTGGAGTTCCAAATCAAAATTTTTCACCTTTTGCTGATGGATTCTCCGAAGTCGATCCTGATAGAATTCAAGCATTAATGAAGGAATTGCCTCCCTCTCAGAGGTATCAAGTTTGTTGATGGGTAGGAACCGAAGTTTGGAATTTTTCATGCATTCCAAAAAGAAAAGATCATTCGATTGGTAATTTTCAGCAGTTAGCCAAACGAACTCCTGTTCAAAAATCAAGTCTGTATTTACTTTCAGGCCTTTTTCATTGGTACCATAGATTTTTGCCAAGCCAGACTCTACCCAAGCAAGCCCTTCACAAGTAAGGGGATTGAGAGGAAGTACTTGTACACATTCCCCTTCCTTTTGTAAAATACTGCTAAAATATGTTCGAAGCTTTATCTTGTCCATCGCTATCAAAGCTCCGAAAAAAGTATCATCCGAATGTGATCGAAATGTAAACAAAAAGTTAAAAAAAAGACCTGCCACTGGCAGGTCTCTTTTGAATTGGTAAGATTGTAAGATTAGAAGTTGTAACGTACACCTAACTGCACTTGGAAAGGAGGGTTAGCTTTGACAGTCTCTCCAAATGTTGGATTGACTCTGTAGGCATATTGTGGACGGCCTGCTGCAGTTGCAATAGGATCTAAACCCAGTGTCTGTAATAACACTTGGTTTCCACCTGGTACGGTTCGTGCGCCACCCCACTCAGAGTTCAGTAAGTTAGTGAAGTTGAAAATCTCTCCGATAAACTCCATGTAGCTTTTACCCAATCCTTTGATAACTGTGTTATCAAGTTTGTAGGTTAATCTCACATCTACATTATGCCAGAATGGGTTATAAATTTCATTTCTTGGAGCTATTTCTCCCAAGTTATCGATTAATAGTCCACGTGCGATGTTATCAGGATTGCTCAAGACGACATCCATACCATCTGCGATGATGTTTTCAAAGGGGGTTCGATCGGGATTCCCTCGGATGGTTTCAGGATTGAAGATGAATGCTCTTTTGTTGGCATTGATCAACAAACCAGCACCATCACCTACAATGTCTCCAAAAACCAATGGGGACCAAGGTGTACCTGACTGACCTACATAGCGAGTTGAGATAGAGATGTTTTTGAAGGTTGGAGTAGTACCGAATAAGATAATTTTATGTCTGAAATCAGTATTAGCGCCACCTCTATTGGCAATTAAGTCTCTTGGGTCATCCACAATTGCAGTCAACACAGAGGTACGGGCAATACAGCAGTTGTAGGAATTGTTATCCTCTGTTCGGTTCAAAGTAAAGGTACCGGTGATGGTTCCGCCTTTAGGGAAGATATAACCGGACTCAAAAATGATTCCTCGTTGCCAGATATCAGAGTCTCCATTGAGTTCAAGTACTCTTCCCAAGTTAGGGTTAGCATTGGTTACTGCTGGATTGATTGGGTACACGACTACACCTGGGCTGTTGACGTTCACTGGAGTGATTTGATCAGGTCTAGCAAAAACCCCTCTGCCGTTTTCATTAGCTAAGCGGAAAGCGAAATCCTGTCTTAAGTTAAGATCCTGGTATCGGTAATTGTTGAGTGTGCGTGCAAAATAGGCATTGGCACCCACGTAAAACTCATTGGTCAAAAACTTTCGATAAGCTAAGTTACCTTTCCAAGTATAAGGCGCTTGAAAGTTATCACCGATCAAGTTGATGTAAGGAGACCTTCCTTGTCCACCTGCGGGTACTCCGGGTACGGTGCTTGGATCAGTAATGTACGATGGGAAATCAGGAGTAGGTACATCTGCGCCTCTCAATAATAAATCTGTTAAAATAGTCCCTGATTGCAAGATGTTGCTCAATTGTGCCCAGTGGACGATGTTGGCTGAATAGCCCCCGATTCCAAATTTCAAGACATTGCGCTGATCTTCATTGAAATCATAGATGAATTGTAGACGAGGCTGGAAATTATTTAAATCAGAAGCCACTACATCTGTTCTTCTGCCCAATTCGCGTTCTACCAAAGGATTGAATTCGGGAGTGGTCATAAAGATCGTAGCATCCCAGCGCAAGCCAAAGGAGGCACTTAATTTGGAGCTGAAGTTTACATCAGCTTGGGTGAAAGCAGATAAGTCTAATGCAGTTTGTTTCAATTTCGGTGCATAACGTCCATCAGGATTGTTTGGTACCAATCTAGAATACTGGAAAGGAGTCTGAGCTTCCAAGGCATCTAAGTTGGCGAATTGAAATAATCCTCCTTGCTCATTTGTATTGAGCGTATTGGTGAAGGTTACAATGTTATCTGTCCCAAAAGTCCAGAAAATTTTACCTGTTTGAAGATAGGTAGTATTGATCAATTGCAATTGTTTTTCACCTTGCTCCTCAGGAGCAATTCTATTACCCCCAAACTGAAACTGTCTAAACAACCTTGTACCGTCCTCTTGGAAGGATTCAATCCCTACAAAGCCTCTGGGTGCAAAGGAGCGGGCTACAAAGTCACGT encodes:
- a CDS encoding Crp/Fnr family transcriptional regulator; this translates as MFTFRSHSDDTFFGALIAMDKIKLRTYFSSILQKEGECVQVLPLNPLTCEGLAWVESGLAKIYGTNEKGLKVNTDLIFEQEFVWLTAENYQSNDLFFLECMKNSKLRFLPINKLDTSEREAIPSLMLEFYQDRLRRIHQQKVKNFDLELQERVFFLLFDFSLLYGKESYSHVSIPNFFTHDDLASILKNCRQNITACLNDLKKKGIISYTRKEITISKDHHEQAMRKYYKAVS
- a CDS encoding TonB-dependent receptor, encoding MKKLVLLTLIGFLSIYGLEAFAQNASASFFGSVRNAAGETLPGANLQIKNESTGFVTGTVTNLEGRFQLSQLPLGGPYILTASFVGEGQVSKSGYFLNLGDQVRVDFELRDGEGQLEMITVTASDYAPNRVSPIGGATRLGIAEMKNMPTNGRSFQDLANLAPTTAPGGSLAIGGTRESSTSITLDGGNQRFMMNGGLISQYTVSMEAIREFEVTTNEYNVREGRQGGGAINVVTKSGTNEFTGSAFLFNRNQRLTADEDYIGRPINDFNINQYGFSLGGPIIKDKLHFFTALDFEDRSEPFAIIDVRDATTERLEQITQQNLDRFLGILQNQYGLDPSRQQTGLFTRKPTNRTIFARLDWQINDIHKLTFRNNMFWGANEFVIGGDQTALADSRGDIEIFGLNSQLALRSTFSPKLTNELKVQYLRAQRDFVARSFAPRGFVGIESFQEDGTRLFRQFQFGGNRIAPEEQGEKQLQLINTTYLQTGKIFWTFGTDNIVTFTNTLNTNEQGGLFQFANLDALEAQTPFQYSRLVPNNPDGRYAPKLKQTALDLSAFTQADVNFSSKLSASFGLRWDATIFMTTPEFNPLVERELGRRTDVVASDLNNFQPRLQFIYDFNEDQRNVLKFGIGGYSANIVHWAQLSNILQSGTILTDLLLRGADVPTPDFPSYITDPSTVPGVPAGGQGRSPYINLIGDNFQAPYTWKGNLAYRKFLTNEFYVGANAYFARTLNNYRYQDLNLRQDFAFRLANENGRGVFARPDQITPVNVNSPGVVVYPINPAVTNANPNLGRVLELNGDSDIWQRGIIFESGYIFPKGGTITGTFTLNRTEDNNSYNCCIARTSVLTAIVDDPRDLIANRGGANTDFRHKIILFGTTPTFKNISISTRYVGQSGTPWSPLVFGDIVGDGAGLLINANKRAFIFNPETIRGNPDRTPFENIIADGMDVVLSNPDNIARGLLIDNLGEIAPRNEIYNPFWHNVDVRLTYKLDNTVIKGLGKSYMEFIGEIFNFTNLLNSEWGGARTVPGGNQVLLQTLGLDPIATAAGRPQYAYRVNPTFGETVKANPPFQVQLGVRYNF